The Cellulomonas sp. S1-8 genome has a window encoding:
- the rpsD gene encoding 30S ribosomal protein S4: protein MSSVTRSRRQVRLSRALGLALTPKAVKHFEKRPYPPGEHGRARRRTESDYAVRLREKQRLRAQYALREKQLARAYESARKAPGLTGEALVEDLETRLDALVLRSGFARTILQARQTVTHRHVLVDGKIVDRPSFRVKEGQTLQIKPKSQATVPFQVAAAGAHRDVLPNLPGYLEVQLEKLSATLVRRPKRAEVPVTCEVQLVVEYYAR, encoded by the coding sequence GTGAGCAGTGTGACCCGCTCGCGTCGCCAGGTCCGCCTGAGCCGCGCGCTCGGCCTGGCCCTGACGCCCAAGGCCGTCAAGCACTTCGAGAAGCGCCCCTACCCGCCCGGCGAGCACGGCCGTGCCCGTCGTCGCACCGAGTCGGACTACGCGGTCCGGCTGCGCGAGAAGCAGCGGCTGCGTGCGCAGTACGCGCTGCGCGAGAAGCAGCTCGCCCGTGCGTACGAGAGCGCCCGCAAGGCCCCGGGCCTGACCGGTGAGGCCCTGGTCGAGGACCTCGAGACCCGCCTGGACGCCCTGGTCCTGCGCTCGGGCTTCGCGCGCACGATCCTGCAGGCGCGCCAGACGGTCACGCACCGTCACGTGCTCGTCGACGGCAAGATCGTCGACCGCCCGTCCTTCCGCGTGAAGGAGGGCCAGACGCTCCAGATCAAGCCGAAGTCGCAGGCCACCGTGCCGTTCCAGGTCGCCGCCGCCGGCGCGCACCGCGACGTGCTGCCGAACCTGCCGGGCTACCTCGAGGTCCAGCTCGAGAAGCTCAGCGCCACGCTCGTGCGTCGCCCCAAGCGCGCCGAGGTCCCCGTGACGTGCGAGGTCCAGCTGGTCGTCGAGTACTACGCCCGCTGA
- a CDS encoding DUF948 domain-containing protein: MSIGDVAGLIAAVAFVALVGFLARPLLRLADVLDETRASVKELTDHALPVLDETARVVASSASQMDKVDTVTTSAAQIGENVSALTSLVTATVGAPLLKVAAFSYGVRRALAGLRAGGQR; the protein is encoded by the coding sequence GTGTCGATCGGTGACGTCGCGGGACTCATCGCCGCGGTCGCGTTCGTGGCCCTCGTCGGGTTCCTCGCGCGGCCGCTGCTGCGGCTCGCGGACGTGCTCGACGAGACGCGCGCCTCCGTCAAGGAGCTGACGGACCACGCGCTGCCCGTGCTGGACGAGACGGCGCGCGTCGTCGCGTCGTCGGCGTCCCAGATGGACAAGGTCGACACCGTGACGACCTCCGCCGCGCAGATCGGCGAGAACGTCTCGGCGCTGACCTCGCTGGTCACCGCGACCGTCGGCGCCCCGCTGCTCAAGGTCGCCGCGTTCTCGTACGGCGTGCGTCGTGCCCTCGCGGGGCTGCGTGCGGGCGGTCAGCGGTGA
- the alaS gene encoding alanine--tRNA ligase, which translates to MRTAEIRQRWLDYFASKDHAIVPSVPLISPDPSILFTIAGMVPFIPYILGTQEAPWPRVANAQKCIRTNDIENVGRTTRHGTFFQMLGNFSFGDYFKQGAIELAWGFLTGSQADGCLGLDGDRFWVTIWNEDTEASDALIRVGVDPRHIVRLTREENFWDTGQPGPAGPCAEWHYDRGPEFGPEAEGGTVDPGGDRYLEIWNLVFDQFVRGEGRGKDYPLLGELDRKAIDTGAGLERIAYLLQGKNNLYETDEVFPVIERAAELTGRRYGAGGEDDVRLRIVGDHVRSALMLIGDGVTPSNEGRGYVLRRIVRRSVRSMRLLGVPGASLPELLPISRDLMAVSYPEVARDFDRIAQVAYGEEETFLRTLTAGTTIFEGAVTQAKAGAGGDGAALTGAQAFALHDTYGFPIDLTLEMAAEHGVSVDEQAFRTLMQAQRERARADALAKKTGHADTSAYRQLQQSLAGEHGSGVTFVGYTDTTAHARVVGLLVDGVPAPAATAPADVQVVLDVTPFYAEAGGQLADTGTISLENGGIVEVDDVQAPVKGLSVHHGRLVDGTLTLGDAGTAAIDTTRRRAIARAHTATHMVHQSLREELGDGATQAGSENAPSRLRFDFRSGAAVPASSLSQIEGRVNERLQDDLEVTERTMAIDEARALGAMALFGEKYGNQVRVVSIGGDWSRELCAGTHVRRSGELGLVTLLGESSIGSGVRRVDALVGDAAYGYQAKERALVSQLSGLLGARPDELGDRVSSLLTRLRDSEKELASVRQAQVLAAAGPLAAGAQQVGSARVVAHDAGEVSAADDLRTLALDVRGRLGESTPVVVAVGGVAKGRPVVVVATNAAARDAGHRAGALVRTASGVLGGGGGGKDDVAQGGGTDVGRLAEALGGVVTAVRG; encoded by the coding sequence ATGCGCACCGCCGAGATCCGCCAGCGCTGGCTCGACTACTTCGCGAGCAAGGACCACGCCATCGTGCCGTCCGTGCCGCTCATCTCCCCGGACCCGTCGATCCTGTTCACGATCGCCGGCATGGTGCCGTTCATCCCGTACATCCTCGGCACGCAGGAGGCCCCCTGGCCCCGCGTCGCCAACGCGCAGAAGTGCATCCGCACCAACGACATCGAGAACGTCGGCCGCACGACGCGGCACGGCACGTTCTTCCAGATGCTCGGCAACTTCTCGTTCGGCGACTACTTCAAGCAGGGCGCCATCGAGCTGGCGTGGGGCTTCCTGACGGGGTCGCAGGCCGACGGGTGCCTCGGGCTCGACGGCGACCGGTTCTGGGTGACGATCTGGAACGAGGACACCGAGGCGTCCGACGCGCTCATCCGCGTCGGCGTCGACCCGCGGCACATCGTGCGGCTCACGCGCGAGGAGAACTTCTGGGACACCGGCCAGCCCGGACCGGCCGGCCCGTGCGCGGAGTGGCACTACGACCGCGGACCGGAGTTCGGTCCCGAGGCCGAGGGTGGCACGGTCGACCCCGGAGGCGACCGGTACCTCGAGATCTGGAACCTCGTGTTCGACCAGTTCGTGCGCGGCGAGGGTCGCGGCAAGGACTACCCGCTGCTCGGGGAGCTCGACCGCAAGGCGATCGACACGGGCGCCGGCCTCGAGCGCATCGCCTACCTGCTGCAGGGCAAGAACAACCTGTACGAGACGGACGAGGTCTTCCCGGTCATCGAGCGGGCGGCCGAGCTCACGGGTCGCCGCTACGGCGCCGGCGGCGAGGACGACGTGCGGCTGCGCATCGTGGGCGACCACGTGCGTTCGGCGCTCATGCTCATCGGCGACGGTGTCACCCCGTCCAACGAGGGGCGCGGTTACGTGCTGCGGCGGATCGTGCGTCGCAGCGTCCGCTCGATGCGCCTGCTCGGTGTGCCGGGGGCCTCGCTGCCCGAGCTGCTGCCCATCAGCCGGGACCTCATGGCGGTGTCGTACCCCGAGGTCGCGCGCGACTTCGACCGCATCGCGCAGGTCGCGTACGGCGAGGAGGAGACGTTCCTGCGGACCCTGACGGCCGGCACGACGATCTTCGAGGGTGCGGTCACCCAGGCCAAGGCCGGTGCGGGGGGCGACGGCGCGGCGCTGACCGGCGCGCAGGCGTTCGCGCTGCACGACACCTACGGCTTCCCGATCGACCTCACGCTCGAGATGGCGGCCGAGCACGGCGTCAGCGTCGACGAGCAGGCCTTCCGCACCCTCATGCAGGCGCAGCGGGAGCGTGCGCGCGCCGATGCGCTGGCCAAGAAGACCGGCCACGCCGACACGAGCGCCTACCGGCAGCTCCAGCAGTCGCTGGCCGGCGAGCACGGCTCCGGTGTGACCTTCGTCGGGTACACCGACACGACCGCCCACGCCCGGGTGGTCGGCCTGCTCGTCGACGGCGTGCCCGCCCCGGCGGCGACCGCCCCGGCGGACGTGCAGGTCGTGCTGGACGTCACGCCGTTCTACGCGGAGGCGGGCGGTCAGCTCGCCGACACCGGGACGATCAGCCTCGAGAACGGCGGCATCGTCGAGGTCGACGACGTGCAGGCGCCGGTCAAGGGACTGTCGGTGCACCACGGCCGGCTCGTCGACGGCACGCTCACGCTCGGCGACGCGGGGACCGCGGCGATCGACACCACGCGCCGGCGCGCGATCGCGCGCGCCCACACCGCGACGCACATGGTCCACCAGTCGCTGCGCGAGGAGCTGGGGGACGGCGCGACGCAGGCAGGGTCGGAGAACGCGCCGAGCCGGCTGCGGTTCGACTTCCGCTCCGGTGCGGCCGTGCCCGCCTCCTCGCTCTCGCAGATCGAGGGTCGCGTCAACGAGCGGCTGCAGGACGACCTGGAGGTCACCGAGCGCACGATGGCGATCGACGAGGCGCGCGCCCTGGGCGCGATGGCGCTGTTCGGCGAGAAGTACGGCAACCAGGTGCGCGTGGTGTCGATCGGCGGCGACTGGTCGCGCGAGCTGTGCGCGGGGACGCATGTGCGCCGCTCCGGCGAGCTGGGCCTGGTCACGTTGCTGGGGGAGTCGTCCATCGGCTCCGGCGTGCGGCGCGTCGACGCGCTCGTCGGCGACGCGGCGTACGGCTACCAGGCCAAGGAGCGCGCGCTGGTCAGCCAGCTCTCCGGCCTGCTCGGCGCGCGGCCCGACGAGCTCGGCGACCGTGTCTCGTCGCTGCTGACCCGGTTGCGCGACTCGGAGAAGGAGCTGGCGTCGGTGCGGCAGGCCCAGGTGCTGGCGGCCGCGGGGCCGCTCGCGGCGGGCGCGCAGCAGGTCGGGTCGGCGCGCGTCGTCGCGCACGACGCCGGTGAGGTGTCCGCCGCGGACGACCTGCGGACGCTCGCGCTGGACGTCCGGGGCCGCCTCGGCGAGTCCACGCCCGTCGTGGTCGCCGTGGGCGGTGTCGCGAAGGGACGTCCCGTGGTCGTCGTGGCGACGAACGCCGCCGCCCGCGACGCCGGGCACCGCGCGGGTGCGCTCGTGCGCACGGCGTCGGGTGTGCTCGGCGGCGGCGGGGGCGGCAAGGACGACGTGGCGCAGGGCGGTGGCACCGACGTCGGTCGGCTCGCCGAGGCGCTCGGCGGCGTCGTCACGGCGGTCCGTGGCTGA
- the ruvX gene encoding Holliday junction resolvase RuvX, which yields MADGAPRARRGADVDALTRATRLGVDVGTVRVGLAASDPDGVLATPVRTLARASGKPSSTASDVAAIADEARERRADVVYVGLPRHLSGAEGSSAGVARAYAVALAHAVGPLQVRLVDERMSTVTAHHALQAAGRSGRRHRQVVDQAAAVVILQHALDVERSTGRRPGERVEVDPDRSAPAQRGVADDGTRTVE from the coding sequence GTGGCTGACGGGGCGCCCCGTGCGCGCCGGGGTGCCGACGTCGACGCCCTGACCCGCGCGACGCGGCTGGGGGTCGACGTCGGCACGGTCCGCGTCGGCCTCGCGGCGAGCGACCCGGACGGCGTCCTCGCGACCCCGGTGCGGACGCTCGCCCGGGCGTCGGGCAAGCCGTCCTCGACGGCGTCGGACGTCGCGGCGATCGCGGACGAGGCGCGCGAACGACGTGCGGATGTCGTGTACGTCGGGCTCCCGCGGCATCTGTCAGGGGCCGAGGGGTCGTCGGCGGGGGTCGCGCGCGCGTACGCTGTCGCACTGGCGCACGCGGTCGGGCCTCTCCAGGTCCGGCTCGTCGATGAGCGGATGAGCACGGTGACCGCACATCACGCGCTCCAGGCGGCCGGCCGATCCGGACGCCGCCACCGGCAGGTCGTCGATCAGGCGGCCGCGGTGGTGATCCTGCAGCACGCGCTGGACGTGGAGAGGTCCACGGGGCGTCGCCCCGGGGAACGGGTCGAGGTGGACCCGGACCGCTCCGCACCGGCGCAACGGGGGGTTGCGGACGACGGCACGAGGACGGTGGAGTGA
- the mltG gene encoding endolytic transglycosylase MltG translates to MSNQTEWWAPVKPDESVTELFGGDRVATTPGAPEPRKRSRSSGRKREERMRKQRRRRSVAVLIVALVLVAGAGYVVVSLMGGTLFGGASQAREVTDYPGPGRPGAPTVTISTGDSGAAMGTTLRDAGIVASVSAFSEAFDANPDAALIQPGTYQLLLEMKAEDAVRALLDPGSRVSMKVTIPEGFTAEQIYNRINEVTLISVDEIRAAAADPAAIGLPAEANGNPEGWLFPTTYQIEPNTAPAAILGQMIAQTVDMLTAKAVPQDQWQEVLTKASLVEREAKADGDRPMMARAIQNRLDRGMTLDIDASVAYGLGIPGTQLTREHTQDPSNPYNGYKNLGLPPSPIASPGQTSIDAVLSPADGPWVFWVAINLDTGETRFAEKYDEHQENVALLRQWQEENSG, encoded by the coding sequence GTGAGCAACCAGACGGAGTGGTGGGCCCCGGTGAAGCCGGACGAGAGCGTGACCGAGCTGTTCGGCGGTGACCGCGTCGCGACGACGCCCGGGGCCCCGGAGCCGCGCAAGCGGTCCCGGTCCTCGGGACGCAAGCGCGAGGAGCGCATGCGCAAGCAGCGGCGGCGGCGCTCGGTCGCCGTGCTGATCGTCGCGCTCGTCCTCGTCGCCGGTGCCGGCTACGTCGTGGTCTCCCTGATGGGCGGCACGTTGTTCGGTGGCGCGAGCCAGGCACGCGAGGTCACCGACTACCCCGGCCCGGGCCGTCCCGGTGCACCGACCGTCACGATCAGCACCGGGGACTCCGGGGCCGCGATGGGCACCACGCTGCGCGACGCCGGCATCGTGGCGTCCGTGAGCGCGTTCAGCGAGGCGTTCGACGCCAATCCCGACGCGGCACTGATCCAGCCCGGCACCTACCAGCTGCTGCTGGAGATGAAGGCCGAGGACGCCGTGCGGGCGCTGCTCGACCCCGGCAGCCGCGTGTCGATGAAGGTGACGATCCCTGAGGGCTTCACGGCCGAGCAGATCTACAACCGGATCAACGAGGTGACGCTCATCAGCGTCGACGAGATCCGGGCCGCGGCCGCCGACCCCGCCGCGATCGGCCTGCCGGCGGAGGCGAACGGGAACCCCGAGGGGTGGCTGTTCCCCACCACGTACCAGATCGAGCCGAACACCGCGCCCGCGGCGATCCTCGGGCAGATGATCGCGCAGACCGTGGACATGCTCACGGCGAAGGCCGTCCCGCAGGACCAGTGGCAGGAGGTGCTCACCAAGGCGTCCCTGGTCGAGCGGGAGGCGAAGGCCGACGGCGACCGCCCGATGATGGCGCGGGCCATCCAGAACCGGCTCGACCGCGGCATGACGCTCGACATCGACGCGTCGGTCGCCTACGGCCTGGGGATCCCGGGGACCCAGCTGACGCGTGAGCACACGCAGGACCCGTCGAACCCGTACAACGGCTACAAGAACCTCGGCCTGCCCCCCTCGCCGATCGCGTCGCCCGGCCAGACCTCGATCGACGCGGTGCTCAGCCCCGCCGACGGTCCCTGGGTCTTCTGGGTCGCGATCAACCTCGACACGGGGGAGACGCGGTTCGCGGAGAAGTACGACGAGCACCAGGAGAACGTCGCACTGCTGCGGCAGTGGCAGGAGGAGAACTCCGGGTGA
- a CDS encoding shikimate dehydrogenase yields MTSRRAAVLGHPVAHSLSPVLHRAAYQALGLDAWRYDALDVTEEQLAGFLRGLDRSWAGLSLTMPLKQTVIPLLDHVEPLAQVVGAVNTVLVQGAGAGRMLTGANTDVHGLVAALGEAGVTGGLRSAAVVGAGATAASTLAALAQLGCPTPRVYLRSQARAGGLLRAAHRMGVEPRLCRLEDASAEVGRADVVVSTLPAHAADPLAAALPAGVDGVLLDVSYDPRPTALSAAWQARGGRVVGGERMLLHQAVEQVRLMTGRTAPLAAMDAALDGVLAPVTR; encoded by the coding sequence GTGACCTCCCGTCGCGCGGCCGTCCTCGGCCACCCCGTGGCGCACTCGCTCTCCCCGGTGCTGCACCGCGCCGCGTACCAGGCGCTCGGCCTCGACGCGTGGCGGTACGACGCCCTCGACGTGACCGAGGAGCAGCTGGCGGGGTTCCTCCGGGGGCTCGACCGGTCGTGGGCGGGCCTGAGCCTGACGATGCCGCTGAAGCAGACCGTCATCCCATTGCTCGACCACGTCGAGCCCCTGGCGCAGGTCGTCGGTGCGGTCAACACGGTCCTGGTGCAGGGTGCGGGCGCTGGGCGGATGCTCACGGGTGCCAACACCGACGTGCACGGCCTGGTCGCCGCACTCGGCGAGGCCGGCGTCACCGGGGGACTGCGGTCCGCCGCCGTCGTCGGGGCCGGGGCGACGGCTGCCTCCACGCTCGCCGCCCTCGCGCAGCTCGGCTGCCCGACGCCGCGGGTGTACCTGCGGTCGCAGGCACGTGCCGGTGGCCTCCTGCGTGCCGCGCACCGCATGGGCGTCGAGCCGCGGCTGTGCCGCCTCGAGGACGCGTCGGCGGAGGTCGGGCGCGCCGACGTCGTCGTCAGCACGCTGCCCGCGCACGCGGCCGACCCGCTCGCGGCGGCGCTGCCCGCGGGTGTCGACGGCGTCCTGCTCGACGTCAGCTACGACCCGCGCCCCACGGCGCTGTCGGCGGCGTGGCAGGCCCGCGGCGGCCGCGTCGTGGGCGGGGAGCGGATGCTGCTGCACCAGGCGGTCGAGCAGGTGCGCCTCATGACGGGCCGCACCGCTCCGCTCGCCGCGATGGACGCGGCGCTCGACGGGGTGCTCGCGCCGGTCACCCGCTGA
- a CDS encoding GspE/PulE family protein, translating into MKQLGEILLTEGLVTEGQLLAAIDEQTSMGTSLGRTLVELGILTEAQLVRALAAQVGMEFVDLDEYAVDRKAVALVPESVCRRHAVLPVALRAGSLVLATADPGNIVAVDDVRSLSGMHVIPVVATYDNVLRAIDRFCRADGEMENLSSAFVDDNPDETDLSRIGDVVDDDAPIVRYVNLLVTQAITDRASDIHIEPAEHDLRVRYRIDGVLHETQRSPKSIINGVISRVKIMSDIDIAEKRKPQDGRMSVTHNGRKIDLRVATLPTVWGEKIVMRILDNSTASLDLRDLSFLDHNYQTYRESYTKPYGMILVTGPTGSGKSTTLYATLNAVSKPEINVITVEDPVEYRLAGINQVQVNPKAGLTFAAALRSILRSDPDVVLLGEIRDHETAQIAIEASLTGHLVLSTLHTNDAPSAVTRLTEMGIEPFLVGSALDCVVAQRLARRLCPKCKEAYEPSPVELEAAQFPWVPGEPVPQLFRPAGCVSCSRTGYKGRLALHEVMRVTEDIERHAVAHSSSADIGATAVKQGMRRLREDGWYKVADGQTSIEEILRVVA; encoded by the coding sequence GTGAAGCAGCTCGGGGAGATCCTGCTGACCGAGGGTCTGGTGACGGAAGGGCAGCTGCTCGCGGCGATCGACGAGCAGACGTCGATGGGGACGTCCCTGGGACGCACGCTCGTCGAGCTGGGGATCCTCACGGAGGCGCAGCTGGTACGCGCGCTGGCCGCGCAGGTCGGCATGGAGTTCGTCGACCTGGACGAGTACGCCGTCGACCGCAAGGCCGTGGCGCTGGTGCCGGAGAGCGTCTGCCGGCGTCATGCCGTGCTGCCCGTGGCGTTGCGCGCCGGCTCGCTCGTGCTGGCGACCGCCGACCCCGGCAACATCGTGGCGGTGGACGACGTGCGTTCGTTGTCCGGCATGCACGTGATCCCGGTCGTCGCGACGTACGACAACGTGCTGCGCGCCATCGACCGGTTCTGCCGGGCGGACGGCGAGATGGAGAACCTCTCCTCGGCATTCGTCGACGACAACCCCGACGAGACGGACCTCAGCCGCATCGGTGACGTCGTCGACGACGACGCGCCGATCGTGCGGTACGTGAACCTGCTGGTGACGCAGGCGATCACCGACCGCGCGTCCGACATCCACATCGAGCCCGCCGAGCACGACCTGCGGGTGCGGTACCGCATCGACGGCGTGCTGCACGAGACGCAGCGGTCGCCCAAGAGCATCATCAACGGCGTCATCAGCCGCGTGAAGATCATGAGCGACATCGACATCGCCGAGAAGCGCAAGCCGCAGGACGGCCGCATGTCGGTCACCCACAACGGACGCAAGATCGACCTGCGCGTGGCGACGCTGCCGACGGTGTGGGGCGAGAAGATCGTCATGCGTATCCTCGACAACTCGACCGCGAGCCTGGATCTGCGTGACCTGTCGTTCCTCGACCACAACTACCAGACGTACCGCGAGTCGTACACCAAGCCCTACGGGATGATCCTCGTCACCGGGCCGACCGGGTCGGGCAAGTCGACGACGCTGTACGCGACGCTCAACGCGGTGTCGAAGCCCGAGATCAACGTCATCACCGTCGAGGACCCCGTCGAGTACCGGTTGGCGGGCATCAACCAGGTCCAGGTCAACCCGAAGGCCGGCCTGACGTTCGCCGCCGCGCTGCGCTCGATCCTCCGGTCGGACCCCGACGTGGTGCTCCTCGGTGAGATCCGTGACCACGAGACCGCGCAGATCGCGATCGAGGCGTCGCTCACCGGGCACCTCGTGCTGTCGACCCTGCACACCAACGACGCGCCGTCCGCGGTGACCCGCCTGACGGAGATGGGCATCGAGCCGTTCCTCGTGGGGTCGGCCCTGGACTGCGTCGTGGCGCAGCGGTTGGCGCGCCGGCTGTGCCCGAAGTGCAAGGAGGCCTACGAGCCGTCGCCGGTCGAGCTGGAGGCGGCGCAGTTCCCGTGGGTGCCCGGCGAGCCGGTGCCGCAGCTCTTCCGCCCCGCCGGCTGCGTCTCGTGCTCCCGGACCGGCTACAAGGGGCGCCTCGCGCTGCACGAGGTCATGCGCGTGACGGAGGACATCGAGCGGCACGCCGTCGCGCACTCCTCGTCGGCGGACATCGGTGCGACGGCCGTCAAGCAGGGGATGCGCCGCCTGCGCGAGGACGGCTGGTACAAGGTCGCCGACGGGCAGACGTCGATCGAGGAGATCCTGCGGGTCGTGGCCTGA
- a CDS encoding type IV pilus twitching motility protein PilT yields the protein MHRLGASDVHFTTGSPPMVRISGALRPLDQFGVLTPDPLRRSLYSFLTQKQREKYEANLELDISYAVRGLARFRVNLYQQRESIGAAFRVIPYEIKPLEDLGVPTSVGSFAGLPRGLVLVTGPTGSGKSTTLASIIDLANRTREDHIMTVEDPIEFLHRHKKCLVNQREVGADTHSFTNALKHVLRQDPDIILVGEMRDLETISVALTAAETGHLVFATLHTQDASQTIDRIIDVFPSGQQAQIRTQLASAIQGVVCQTLCKKATGVGRVVATEVMLATPAIRNLVREGKTHQIYSAMQAGADNGMHTMDQNLAELVKRGKITYEVGLDKAHHIEDFNKLVGRTSRVRQGASSTQSFGGTTAPGISSLGGY from the coding sequence ATGCACCGGCTCGGCGCGTCCGACGTGCACTTCACGACGGGGTCGCCGCCGATGGTCCGGATCTCGGGTGCCCTGCGCCCGCTGGACCAGTTCGGCGTCCTGACCCCCGACCCGTTGCGGCGCAGCCTCTACTCGTTCCTCACGCAGAAGCAGCGGGAGAAGTACGAGGCGAACCTCGAGCTCGACATCTCCTACGCCGTGCGTGGGCTGGCGCGGTTCCGCGTCAACCTGTACCAGCAGCGGGAGTCCATCGGCGCCGCGTTCCGTGTGATCCCCTACGAGATCAAGCCGCTCGAGGACCTCGGGGTGCCCACGTCGGTCGGGTCCTTCGCGGGCCTCCCGCGCGGGCTGGTCCTGGTCACGGGGCCCACGGGCTCCGGCAAGTCCACGACCCTCGCCTCGATCATCGACCTCGCCAACCGCACGCGCGAGGACCACATCATGACGGTCGAGGACCCCATCGAGTTCCTCCACCGTCACAAGAAGTGCCTGGTCAACCAGCGCGAGGTCGGTGCGGACACGCACTCGTTCACCAACGCGCTCAAGCACGTGCTGCGCCAGGACCCCGACATCATCCTGGTCGGCGAGATGCGTGACCTCGAGACCATCTCGGTGGCGCTCACCGCCGCCGAGACGGGTCACCTCGTGTTCGCGACCCTGCACACGCAGGACGCCTCCCAGACGATCGACCGGATCATCGACGTCTTCCCGTCGGGTCAGCAGGCGCAGATCCGGACGCAGCTCGCCAGCGCCATCCAGGGCGTCGTCTGCCAGACGCTGTGCAAGAAGGCGACCGGGGTGGGCCGCGTGGTCGCGACCGAGGTGATGCTCGCCACGCCTGCCATCCGCAACCTCGTCCGCGAGGGCAAGACGCACCAGATCTACTCGGCCATGCAGGCCGGCGCCGACAACGGCATGCACACGATGGACCAGAACCTGGCCGAGCTGGTCAAGCGCGGCAAGATCACGTACGAGGTCGGCCTGGACAAGGCGCACCACATCGAGGACTTCAACAAGCTCGTGGGGCGCACGTCGCGCGTGCGCCAGGGCGCGTCCTCGACGCAGAGCTTCGGCGGGACGACCGCCCCCGGCATCTCCAGCCTCGGAGGTTACTGA